A window of Cucurbita pepo subsp. pepo cultivar mu-cu-16 chromosome LG06, ASM280686v2, whole genome shotgun sequence contains these coding sequences:
- the LOC111797329 gene encoding probable long-chain-alcohol O-fatty-acyltransferase 5, with product MGSELISLTKVILISMASLLYCYFIAPKLPKGKFRLISFLPVFSLFLVLPLYVSSAFLSSSFAFLVTWLTTFKLVLFSFNLGPLAFDSKLSFPLFASIAFLPTRIKHSKTAKYAQNQEEVDKEPRPKIPLNLPAKVVIFVMLIMGKKYYEIVDPIAKLCMNCATLYFYLDMIMCLSNVFVRSRFGVEVSRPFDEPYLATSLQNFWGRRWNRLVSETLHNAVYQPVRYEVGGPRWMAVVVVFVVSGLMHELLLYYIIRAIPTWEVTWFFVIHGLCVAVEIELKRALGKRWQIHWVVSGPLTMAFLVATAHWLFFPPLLR from the coding sequence ATGGGTAGCGAACTCATAAGCTTAACGAAGGTGATACTCATATCCATGGCCTCTCTATTGTATTGCTATTTCATAGCTCCAAAACTTCCCAAAGGCAAATTCAGGCTCATTTCGTTCCTCCCCGTCTTCTCCCTCTTCCTTGTCCTCCCTCTCTACGTCTCGTCCGCCTTCCTCTCGAGTAGCTTTGCCTTCCTCGTCACCTGGCTCACGACCTTTAAGCTCGTTCTATTCTCATTCAATTTAGGTCCTTTAGCTTTTGACTCGAAATTATCGTTCCCTTTGTTTGCTTCCATCGCGTTCTTACCAACCAGAATCAAGCATAGCAAAACCGCCAAATACGCTCAAAATCAAGAAGAGGTTGACAAAGAACCACGTCCTAAGATACCTCTAAACTTGCCCGCCAAGGTGGTGATATTTGTTATGCTGATCATGGGCAAGAAGTACTATGAAATTGTGGATCCCATTGCAAAATTATGCATGAATTGTGCAAcgttgtatttttatttagacaTGATTATGTGTCTTTCTAACGTGTTTGTTCGGTCGAGATTTGGCGTCGAGGTTAGTCGGCCGTTCGACGAGCCGTATCTCGCTACGTcgcttcaaaatttttgggGACGGCGGTGGAATCGATTGGTGTCGGAAACTTTGCATAACGCTGTTTATCAACCCGTTCGTTATGAAGTCGGAGGGCCGCGGTGGATGGCGGTGGTTGTGGTGTTTGTGGTGTCCGGGTTGATGCATGAGCTTTTGTTGTACTATATTATTAGAGCCATTCCAACGTGGGAAGTTACATGGTTCTTTGTTATTCATGGGCTGTGTGTGGCTGTGGAGATTGAGCTGAAGAGGGCATTGGGGAAAAGGTGGCAGATTCATTGGGTAGTGTCCGGACCACTCACGATGGCGTTTTTGGTCGCCACCGCTCATTGGTTGTTTTTTCCACCTTTGTTGAGGTGA
- the LOC111796820 gene encoding V-type proton ATPase subunit e1-like has translation MGFLVTSLIFAVIGVIACFCSLICCNRGASTNLFHLTLITTATICCWMMWAIVYLAQMKPLIVPILNDSE, from the exons ATGGGATTCTTGGTGACGTCCCTGATTTTCGCCGTGATTGGAGTCATCGCGTGTTTTTGCTCCTTAATTTGCTGTAACAGAGGAGCTTCGACTAATTT GTTTCACCTTACTTTGATAACTACTGCAACAATATGCTGCTGGATGAT gtGGGCAATTGTATATCTTGCACAAATGAAGCCACTTATTGTTCCAATTCTGAATGACTCGGAGTGA